The Fundidesulfovibrio magnetotacticus genome has a window encoding:
- a CDS encoding ferritin-like domain-containing protein: protein MSDREARKAKVVEVLNKARGMELQAIHQYMNQHYNLDSLDYGELAKNMKLIAIDEMRHAEMFAERIKELDGDPTAEKAGNIVKGQKVEQVYVFDANTEDDTIDSYNQFLNVCRENGDSISAKLFETVIEEEQLHFNYFDNIDKHIKTLGATYLSKIAGTPASTGGTTKGFAIPGGAA from the coding sequence ATGTCCGACAGGGAAGCCCGCAAGGCCAAAGTGGTGGAAGTGCTCAACAAGGCCCGCGGCATGGAGCTTCAGGCCATCCACCAGTACATGAACCAGCACTACAACCTTGACAGCCTGGACTACGGCGAGCTGGCCAAGAACATGAAGCTCATCGCCATCGACGAGATGCGCCATGCCGAGATGTTCGCCGAACGCATTAAGGAGCTCGACGGCGACCCCACCGCCGAAAAGGCCGGAAACATCGTGAAAGGCCAGAAAGTGGAGCAGGTCTACGTCTTCGACGCCAACACCGAGGACGACACCATCGACTCCTACAACCAGTTCCTCAACGTCTGCCGCGAAAACGGCGACTCCATCAGCGCCAAACTCTTCGAAACCGTCATCGAGGAAGAGCAGCTGCACTTCAACTACTTCGACAACATCGACAAACACATCAAGACGCTGGGCGCCACCTACCTCTCCAAGATCGCAGGCACCCCGGCCTCCACGGGCGGCACCACCAAAGGCTTCGCCATCCCCGGCGGAGCTGCCTGA
- a CDS encoding methyl-accepting chemotaxis protein, protein MLIDNLSVKAKLFSIVGLGVGCVACLYVYVMVHSADLDRAMREQLAQAEVVVRTVDTAREAQVAFKVQVQEWKNILIRGNDKALYEKHLAGFRAEHEKMLASLAELRRDMRQLGMASDMADGTAALHTALLGKYLDALRAFHPEDPQTGKAVDKLVTGIDREPTRAIDAIVDSIARTGEEARAAALTRTEESRRGSVMLSSLFLVLVAAVLSGLSLLVISNIAGPLRESVRYARAVAEGDLDSVLDVRRGDEIGMLAESLRRMVAALKDKIRIADAKSAEAAREALAARKAIGESESARETAEAHSRNMLHAAERLEDVAGSLAGASRELMERIGRSSRGAEEQSRFAGQTAVAMDQMNATVLEVARSATQAAQTAGVARDKAQEGSRAVTEVVRGIGAVQESALGLKGDMAVLGGQAEGIGRVMGVISDIADQTNLLALNAAIEAARAGDAGRGFAVVADEVRKLAEKTMSATKEVGDAIRAIQEGTRKNVGNVEQAVAGIEAVTNQARSSGEALDEIVSLVERTTDQVRSIAAASQEQAAASEQINRGVGDVNRISSETAEAMQESARSVDTLSGQTHVLAELIEHLKS, encoded by the coding sequence GTGTTGATCGACAATCTGAGCGTGAAGGCGAAGCTGTTCTCCATCGTCGGGCTCGGTGTGGGCTGTGTGGCCTGTCTGTATGTCTATGTGATGGTCCATTCCGCCGACCTGGACCGCGCCATGCGGGAGCAGCTGGCACAGGCCGAGGTCGTGGTGCGGACGGTGGACACGGCCCGGGAGGCCCAGGTCGCCTTCAAGGTGCAGGTGCAGGAGTGGAAGAACATCCTCATCCGGGGCAACGACAAGGCCCTCTACGAAAAGCATCTGGCAGGCTTCAGGGCCGAGCACGAAAAGATGCTCGCCAGCCTGGCGGAACTGCGCCGCGACATGCGGCAACTGGGCATGGCCTCCGACATGGCCGACGGCACCGCCGCGCTGCACACGGCGCTCTTAGGGAAATACCTCGACGCCCTGCGCGCCTTCCACCCCGAGGACCCGCAGACCGGCAAAGCCGTGGACAAGCTCGTCACGGGCATCGACCGGGAGCCCACCAGGGCCATCGATGCCATCGTGGATTCCATCGCCAGGACCGGCGAGGAGGCCCGCGCTGCTGCCCTGACCCGAACGGAGGAATCCCGTCGGGGGAGCGTGATGCTCTCGTCCCTATTTCTGGTCTTAGTGGCGGCGGTCCTGAGCGGTCTTTCGCTGCTGGTGATAAGCAACATCGCGGGGCCGCTCCGCGAGAGCGTGCGCTACGCACGCGCCGTGGCGGAGGGCGACCTGGATTCGGTGCTTGACGTGCGACGCGGCGATGAGATCGGCATGTTGGCCGAATCGCTGAGGCGCATGGTGGCGGCGCTCAAAGACAAGATCCGGATTGCCGACGCCAAGAGCGCCGAGGCGGCGCGGGAGGCTTTGGCCGCGCGCAAGGCCATCGGCGAGAGCGAGTCGGCCCGCGAGACGGCGGAGGCGCACTCCCGGAACATGCTCCATGCGGCCGAGCGTCTGGAGGATGTGGCGGGCTCCCTGGCAGGGGCCTCGCGGGAGCTCATGGAGCGCATCGGCCGCTCCAGCCGGGGGGCGGAGGAGCAGTCGCGTTTCGCGGGGCAGACGGCCGTGGCCATGGACCAGATGAACGCCACCGTGCTGGAGGTGGCCCGCAGCGCCACGCAGGCCGCCCAGACGGCGGGCGTCGCGCGGGACAAGGCCCAGGAGGGCTCCCGCGCGGTGACGGAGGTGGTGCGCGGCATCGGGGCCGTTCAGGAGTCGGCCTTGGGCCTCAAGGGGGACATGGCCGTGCTGGGTGGCCAGGCCGAGGGCATCGGCCGGGTGATGGGCGTCATCTCGGACATCGCCGACCAGACCAACCTCCTGGCCCTCAACGCCGCCATCGAGGCCGCCCGCGCGGGAGACGCCGGGCGCGGCTTCGCCGTGGTGGCCGACGAGGTGCGCAAACTGGCCGAAAAAACCATGTCCGCCACCAAGGAGGTCGGCGACGCCATCAGGGCCATCCAGGAGGGCACGCGCAAGAACGTGGGCAACGTCGAGCAGGCCGTGGCCGGCATTGAAGCCGTTACGAACCAGGCTCGATCCTCGGGCGAGGCCCTCGACGAGATCGTCTCCCTGGTGGAGCGCACCACGGATCAGGTCCGGTCCATCGCCGCGGCATCCCAGGAGCAGGCGGCGGCCAGCGAGCAGATCAACAGGGGAGTCGGCGACGTCAACCGCATCTCCTCCGAGACCGCAGAGGCCATGCAGGAGAGCGCGCGCTCCGTGGACACCTTGTCCGGGCAGACCCATGTGCTGGCGGAGCTGATTGAACATCTCAAGTCCTGA
- a CDS encoding SDR family oxidoreductase, whose amino-acid sequence MASRPARWLVTGCGGFIGSNLVERLLGLGQSVTGLDSFATGHRSNLENVRDCVGPEAFARFTLVEGDITDPKACAEACRGADYVLHQAALGSVPRSIDDPLLTNAVNAGGFLNMLVAARDAGVRRFVYASSSSVYGDHPGLPKVEERTGRQLSPYAVSKMANELYADVFGSCYGMQLAGLRYFNIFGPRQDPEGAYAAVIPKWFAALLAGETVFINGDGETSRDFCYVENAVRANLLAALSEHPEAPGKAYNVACGERTTLNELFVLIREIVARRRPEAADVAPVHRAERAGDVRHSLADISRARELLGYEPVVLVRPGMELAARWYFRAAGVEA is encoded by the coding sequence ATGGCCTCCCGTCCCGCCCGCTGGCTCGTCACCGGCTGCGGCGGATTCATCGGCTCCAACCTCGTCGAGCGCCTGCTGGGTCTTGGCCAGTCGGTCACGGGCCTGGACAGCTTCGCCACGGGGCACCGCTCCAACCTTGAGAACGTGCGCGACTGCGTGGGGCCGGAGGCCTTCGCGCGCTTCACCCTGGTGGAAGGCGACATCACCGACCCCAAGGCCTGCGCCGAGGCCTGCCGCGGAGCGGACTACGTGCTCCACCAGGCCGCCCTGGGCAGCGTGCCGCGCTCCATCGACGATCCGCTGCTCACCAACGCGGTCAACGCGGGCGGCTTCCTGAACATGCTCGTGGCCGCGCGCGACGCGGGCGTGCGCCGCTTCGTCTACGCCTCCTCCAGCTCCGTCTACGGCGACCACCCCGGACTGCCCAAGGTGGAGGAGCGCACCGGCCGCCAGCTCTCGCCCTACGCCGTGAGCAAGATGGCCAACGAGCTCTACGCCGACGTGTTCGGCTCCTGCTACGGCATGCAGCTGGCGGGCCTGCGCTATTTCAACATCTTCGGCCCCCGGCAGGACCCCGAGGGGGCCTACGCCGCCGTGATCCCCAAGTGGTTCGCGGCCCTGCTGGCCGGGGAGACCGTCTTCATCAACGGCGACGGCGAGACCAGCCGCGACTTCTGCTACGTGGAGAACGCCGTGCGCGCCAACCTGCTGGCCGCCCTCTCGGAGCACCCCGAGGCCCCGGGCAAGGCCTACAACGTGGCCTGCGGCGAGCGCACCACCCTGAACGAGCTTTTCGTGCTCATCCGCGAGATCGTGGCCCGGCGCAGGCCCGAGGCCGCCGACGTGGCGCCCGTGCACCGCGCCGAGCGCGCGGGCGACGTGCGCCATTCCCTTGCCGACATCTCCCGCGCTCGCGAGCTGCTGGGCTACGAGCCCGTGGTGCTGGTGCGCCCGGGCATGGAGCTGGCCGCCCGCTGGTATTTCCGCGCCGCCGGAGTGGAAGCCTAG
- a CDS encoding asparaginase domain-containing protein yields MKLSIYTMGGTIDKIYFDDLSTYEVGEPQAGEILKEAKAAVEFTLREVTRKDSLHLTAEDRALLRSLIEADPARHVLVTHGTDTMAETAEALRGIPGKVIVFTGALSPARFKGSDAPFNVGCAVGAAQGLTEGVYLCMNGLVFQAGKVRKNREAGRFEAQG; encoded by the coding sequence GTGAAGCTTTCCATCTACACCATGGGCGGAACCATCGACAAAATCTACTTCGACGACCTCTCCACCTACGAGGTGGGCGAGCCCCAGGCCGGGGAGATCCTCAAGGAGGCCAAGGCCGCCGTGGAATTCACCCTGCGCGAGGTGACCCGCAAGGACAGCCTGCACCTCACCGCCGAGGACCGCGCCCTCCTGCGCTCCCTGATCGAGGCCGACCCCGCCCGCCACGTGCTGGTGACCCACGGCACGGACACCATGGCCGAAACGGCCGAGGCCCTGCGCGGCATCCCGGGCAAGGTGATCGTGTTCACCGGGGCCTTGAGCCCCGCGCGCTTCAAGGGGTCGGATGCGCCCTTCAACGTGGGCTGCGCCGTGGGCGCGGCCCAGGGCCTGACCGAGGGCGTGTACCTGTGCATGAACGGCCTGGTGTTCCAGGCGGGCAAGGTGCGCAAGAACCGCGAGGCCGGACGCTTCGAGGCCCAGGGCTGA
- a CDS encoding aspartate ammonia-lyase, whose amino-acid sequence MDETTPPRASRQQRVERDSLGEMSVPAGALYGIQTMRAVRNYPITGVHISHYPEFIKALAAVKKAAALANERMGLLDAERAGAIREACALLLAGRYRAHFPVDVIQGGAGTSTNMNVNEVVANLALEILGRPRGDYAFLHPLNHVNLSQSTNDVYPSALRLALVMMGRDLHKAMGRLAKALEAKGRQFAHIIKIGRTQLQDAVPMTLGQEFSAWALMVEEDRQRLLEALDLVREINLGGTAIGTSLNAPAGYPALAVEMLCKVSGHRMVLSSDLVEATQDAGAYVQFSGVLKRTAVKLSKICNDLRLLSSGPRCGLGEIRLPKMAPGSSIMPGKVNPVIPEVVNQIAFQVIGSDLTVTLAAEAGQLELNAMEPVLAHNLFNSLTLLRRGCLVLAEKCVKGIEADEARCRELLERSLGLATALCPLVGYDQAARVAQHAQATGQSVHEAARELLGWDEERLARVLDPSAMLNPDAKGGAA is encoded by the coding sequence ATGGACGAGACCACCCCCCCCAGGGCCTCCAGGCAGCAGCGCGTGGAGCGCGACTCCCTGGGCGAGATGAGCGTCCCCGCCGGGGCGCTCTACGGCATCCAGACCATGCGCGCCGTGCGCAACTACCCCATCACCGGGGTGCACATCTCCCACTACCCGGAGTTCATCAAGGCCCTGGCCGCCGTGAAGAAGGCCGCCGCACTGGCCAACGAGCGCATGGGCCTGCTGGACGCCGAGCGCGCCGGGGCCATCCGCGAGGCCTGCGCCCTGCTCCTGGCGGGAAGGTACCGCGCCCACTTCCCCGTGGACGTGATCCAGGGCGGCGCGGGCACCTCCACCAACATGAACGTCAACGAGGTGGTGGCCAACCTGGCCCTGGAGATCCTGGGCAGGCCGCGCGGCGACTACGCCTTCCTGCACCCCCTCAACCACGTGAACCTCTCCCAGTCCACCAACGACGTCTACCCCTCGGCCCTGCGCCTGGCCCTGGTGATGATGGGGCGCGACCTGCACAAGGCCATGGGGCGGCTCGCCAAGGCCCTGGAGGCCAAGGGCAGGCAGTTCGCCCACATCATCAAGATAGGGCGCACGCAGTTGCAGGACGCCGTGCCCATGACCCTGGGCCAGGAGTTCTCGGCCTGGGCGCTCATGGTGGAGGAGGACCGCCAGCGCCTGTTGGAGGCCCTGGACCTGGTGCGCGAGATCAACCTGGGCGGCACGGCCATCGGCACCAGCCTGAACGCCCCGGCGGGCTACCCGGCCCTGGCCGTGGAGATGCTCTGCAAGGTGAGCGGCCACCGCATGGTGCTCTCGTCCGATCTGGTGGAGGCCACCCAGGACGCCGGGGCCTACGTGCAGTTCTCGGGGGTGCTCAAGCGCACGGCCGTGAAGCTCTCCAAGATCTGCAACGACCTGCGCCTGCTCTCCTCGGGGCCGCGCTGCGGCCTGGGCGAGATCCGCCTGCCCAAGATGGCCCCGGGCTCGTCCATCATGCCCGGCAAGGTGAACCCCGTGATCCCCGAGGTGGTCAACCAGATCGCCTTCCAGGTGATCGGCTCGGACCTCACCGTCACCCTGGCCGCCGAGGCGGGCCAGCTGGAGCTGAACGCCATGGAGCCCGTGCTGGCGCACAACCTTTTCAACTCGCTCACGCTCCTGCGCAGGGGGTGCCTGGTGCTGGCCGAGAAGTGCGTCAAGGGCATCGAGGCCGACGAGGCGCGCTGCCGCGAGCTGCTGGAGCGCAGCCTCGGCCTGGCCACGGCCCTGTGCCCCCTGGTGGGCTACGACCAGGCCGCCCGAGTGGCCCAGCACGCCCAGGCCACGGGCCAGAGCGTGCACGAGGCGGCCCGCGAGCTGCTCGGCTGGGACGAAGAACGCCTGGCCCGCGTGCTGGACCCCTCGGCCATGCTCAACCCCGACGCCAAGGGAGGCGCCGCGTGA
- a CDS encoding ABC transporter ATP-binding protein: MLKVQDLHVHYGGIHALKGVSLEAPQGKVVTLIGANGAGKSSTLRAIAGLLKNKKGSISYNGKDIGAMNPVEVVKSGIAMSPEGRRIFPHLTVYENFMLGAYSREDKDGIARDLKWVYELFPRMYERREQKGGTLSGGEQQMLAVGRALMSAPEVLMLDEPSLGLAPILVRDVFEIIKAINEKGMTVLLVEQNAFAALKVAHYAYVLETGRIVLEGTGHELSCDQRVREAYLGG; encoded by the coding sequence ATGCTTAAGGTGCAGGACCTTCACGTGCACTACGGCGGCATCCACGCCCTCAAGGGCGTGAGCCTGGAAGCGCCCCAGGGCAAGGTGGTCACGCTCATCGGGGCCAACGGGGCGGGCAAGTCCAGCACGCTGCGCGCCATCGCGGGGCTCCTCAAGAACAAGAAGGGGTCCATCTCCTACAACGGCAAGGACATCGGGGCCATGAACCCGGTGGAGGTGGTCAAGTCGGGCATCGCCATGTCGCCCGAGGGCAGGCGCATCTTCCCCCACCTCACGGTGTACGAGAACTTCATGCTCGGGGCCTACTCCCGCGAGGACAAGGACGGCATCGCCCGCGACCTCAAGTGGGTCTACGAACTCTTCCCCCGCATGTACGAGCGCCGCGAGCAGAAGGGCGGCACCCTTTCCGGCGGCGAGCAGCAGATGCTCGCCGTGGGCCGCGCCCTCATGAGCGCCCCCGAGGTGCTCATGCTCGACGAGCCGAGCCTGGGCCTGGCCCCCATCCTGGTGCGCGACGTCTTCGAGATCATCAAGGCCATCAACGAGAAGGGCATGACCGTGCTCCTGGTGGAGCAGAACGCCTTCGCCGCGCTCAAGGTGGCCCACTACGCCTACGTGCTGGAGACCGGACGCATCGTGCTGGAGGGCACGGGCCACGAGCTCTCCTGCGACCAGCGCGTGCGCGAGGCCTACCTGGGCGGCTGA
- a CDS encoding ABC transporter ATP-binding protein, with product MSDYVLETRGLTMRFGGLTAVNGFSVQLAQGSIGGLIGPNGAGKTTCFNMITGFYRPTEGTVLLDGRGLTGMSPDKVCAAGIARTFQNIRLFGNATVLENVMVAAHVRQRSSWLGAVFCTPGARREDKEIRQRALELLGVVGLAGLAHEQASGLPYGAQRRLEIARALATNPRLLLLDEPAAGMNPQETLELMDFVRDIRDRFELTVLLIEHDMKLVMGICERIWVLDYGVTIAVGDPGEIKSDPKVIEAYLGEEAHCDA from the coding sequence ATGAGCGACTACGTCCTGGAAACCCGGGGCCTGACCATGCGCTTCGGCGGCCTCACCGCCGTGAACGGTTTCAGCGTCCAGCTGGCCCAGGGGAGCATCGGCGGGCTCATCGGCCCCAACGGCGCGGGCAAGACCACCTGCTTCAACATGATCACCGGCTTCTACCGCCCCACCGAGGGCACGGTGCTCCTGGACGGCAGGGGCCTCACGGGCATGTCGCCCGACAAGGTGTGCGCGGCGGGCATCGCCCGCACCTTCCAGAACATCCGGCTCTTCGGCAACGCCACGGTGCTGGAGAACGTGATGGTGGCCGCCCACGTGCGCCAGCGCTCCAGCTGGCTGGGGGCCGTGTTCTGCACCCCCGGCGCGCGCCGCGAGGACAAGGAGATCCGCCAGCGCGCCCTGGAGCTTCTGGGCGTGGTCGGCCTGGCGGGCCTGGCCCACGAGCAGGCCTCCGGCCTGCCCTACGGCGCGCAGCGCAGGCTGGAGATCGCCCGCGCCCTGGCCACCAACCCCAGGCTCCTGCTCCTGGACGAACCGGCCGCGGGCATGAACCCCCAGGAGACCCTGGAACTCATGGACTTCGTGCGCGACATCCGCGACCGCTTCGAGCTCACGGTGCTGCTCATCGAGCACGACATGAAGCTCGTCATGGGCATCTGCGAGCGCATCTGGGTGCTGGACTACGGCGTGACCATCGCCGTGGGCGACCCCGGGGAGATCAAGTCCGATCCCAAGGTCATCGAGGCCTACCTGGGCGAGGAGGCCCACTGCGATGCTTAA
- a CDS encoding branched-chain amino acid ABC transporter permease, protein MKRSTTTLLNVAAVALVGLFTAWAQASLDGYSVQILNLIAVNIILALSLNLIYGFTGLFSLGHAGFMAIGAYVCSILIMTAEQKEMLFILGDPAPWVLAAHAPFVVAVLAGGLVAALFGALIGLPLLKLGDDYLGIATLGFAEIVRVAATNMSSVTNGALGFKGIPAYANLWWNVAWCLVTLYVIVKLLGSNTGNVLKAIRDNEVAAKAMGVDVLRMKLLSFTVGSFFAGVGGALLASLLTTIDPKMFLFTLTFNVLMIVVTGGLGSLTGSVLAGVGITVLLEWLRVVENPVSFAGIEIAGIPGMRMVVFSLALIVIILFRREGLMGMREITWEGMARALRGKGVAK, encoded by the coding sequence ATGAAACGCTCCACCACCACCCTGCTCAACGTGGCGGCCGTGGCCCTGGTGGGCCTCTTCACGGCCTGGGCCCAGGCCAGCCTGGACGGCTACTCGGTCCAGATTCTCAACCTCATCGCCGTGAACATCATCCTGGCCCTGTCGCTCAACCTGATCTACGGCTTCACCGGGCTCTTCAGCCTGGGTCACGCCGGGTTCATGGCCATCGGAGCCTACGTCTGCTCCATCCTGATCATGACCGCCGAGCAGAAGGAGATGCTCTTCATCCTGGGCGACCCCGCCCCCTGGGTGCTGGCGGCGCACGCCCCCTTCGTGGTGGCCGTGCTGGCCGGCGGGCTCGTGGCGGCGCTCTTCGGCGCGCTCATCGGGCTGCCGCTCTTGAAGCTGGGAGACGACTACCTGGGCATCGCCACCCTGGGCTTCGCCGAGATCGTGCGCGTGGCCGCCACCAACATGAGTTCCGTGACCAACGGCGCGCTGGGCTTCAAGGGCATCCCCGCCTACGCCAACCTCTGGTGGAACGTGGCCTGGTGCCTGGTGACGCTCTACGTGATCGTGAAGCTCCTGGGGAGCAACACCGGCAACGTGCTCAAGGCCATCCGCGACAACGAGGTGGCGGCCAAGGCCATGGGCGTGGACGTGTTGCGCATGAAGCTGCTCTCCTTCACGGTGGGCTCCTTCTTCGCGGGCGTGGGCGGGGCGCTGCTGGCCAGCCTGCTCACCACCATCGACCCCAAGATGTTCCTCTTCACGCTCACCTTCAACGTGTTGATGATCGTGGTCACGGGCGGCCTGGGCTCCCTGACGGGCTCGGTGCTGGCGGGCGTGGGCATCACGGTGCTGCTCGAGTGGCTGCGCGTGGTGGAGAACCCGGTGAGCTTCGCGGGCATCGAGATCGCGGGCATCCCCGGCATGCGCATGGTGGTGTTTTCGCTCGCGCTCATCGTGATCATCCTCTTCAGGCGCGAGGGCCTCATGGGCATGCGCGAGATCACCTGGGAGGGCATGGCCCGCGCGTTGCGGGGCAAGGGGGTGGCGAAATGA
- a CDS encoding branched-chain amino acid ABC transporter permease, giving the protein MNVEQFIQHALNSLTLGSLYALIAIGYTMVYGILRLINFAHSEIFMLGAYFVFWGVTLFALPWPVAIVLSIAVTALTGVLVDRIAYRPLRDAPRISALISAIGVSFFLQNVAIVFFQAIPRAVYRPEWMEDPLIWGNVRVLPITLFVPVLSVALMLALLWVVYRTKTGLGMRAISKDIETSYLMGVPVNRVIAVTFGIGSALAAASGIMWALRYPQLQPVMGAIPGFKAFIAAVFGGIGSIQGAVVGGVVLGFIEIMTVAFFPDLAGYRDAFAFVLLIGVLLIKPTGLFGDKAEEKV; this is encoded by the coding sequence ATGAACGTCGAACAGTTCATCCAGCACGCCCTGAACAGCCTGACCCTGGGCAGCCTCTACGCGCTCATCGCCATCGGCTACACCATGGTCTACGGCATCCTGCGTCTCATCAACTTCGCCCACTCCGAGATCTTCATGCTGGGCGCGTATTTCGTCTTCTGGGGCGTCACGCTTTTCGCCCTGCCCTGGCCGGTGGCCATCGTGCTCTCCATCGCGGTCACGGCGCTCACGGGCGTTTTGGTGGACCGCATCGCCTACCGGCCCCTGCGCGACGCGCCGCGCATCTCGGCGCTCATCAGCGCCATCGGCGTCTCGTTCTTCCTGCAGAACGTGGCCATCGTGTTCTTCCAGGCCATTCCCCGCGCCGTGTACCGGCCCGAGTGGATGGAAGACCCCCTCATCTGGGGCAACGTGCGCGTTTTGCCCATCACGCTCTTCGTGCCGGTGCTTTCGGTGGCGCTCATGCTGGCCCTGCTCTGGGTGGTCTACCGCACCAAGACCGGCCTGGGCATGCGCGCCATCAGCAAGGACATCGAGACGAGCTACCTGATGGGCGTGCCGGTCAACCGCGTCATCGCGGTCACCTTCGGCATCGGCTCGGCCCTGGCGGCGGCCTCGGGCATCATGTGGGCCCTGCGCTACCCGCAGCTGCAGCCCGTGATGGGGGCCATCCCCGGCTTCAAGGCCTTCATCGCGGCCGTGTTCGGCGGCATCGGCTCCATCCAGGGCGCGGTGGTGGGCGGCGTGGTCCTGGGCTTCATCGAGATCATGACCGTGGCCTTCTTCCCCGACCTGGCCGGCTACCGCGACGCCTTCGCCTTCGTGCTGCTCATCGGGGTGCTCCTGATCAAACCCACCGGCCTGTTCGGTGACAAGGCCGAGGAGAAGGTGTGA
- a CDS encoding ABC transporter substrate-binding protein, with amino-acid sequence MKRILALCMAMILAMATFAWAADDTVRIGVFLPLTGQNAFGGQLELEGVQMAHKEAGTVLGKKVELFVVDNKSDKVEAANATKRLIEKEKVQAIIGTYGSSLAMAGGEHSENAGIPQVGTSCTNPLVTQGKKYIFRVCFIDPFQGAGAATYAAKTLGFKKAAMLVDVANDYSVGLSNFFKKSFTKQGGQIVATLNYQSGDQDFTAQLTKIIAEKPDVLFIPSYFAEGAIIMKQAKELGATFKIMGGDAMDNPEITKIGGKAVEGFVHTTFPYDPSMKEMNPVAKKFTDDWKKTHSADKEPNVNAALGYDAYMIIIDAIKRAGKADPAAITKALAETKGFVGVTGATTINETHDAEKPVGLVMIQDGKKVYTGEITPDL; translated from the coding sequence ATGAAACGGATTCTCGCTCTGTGCATGGCCATGATCCTCGCCATGGCCACCTTCGCCTGGGCCGCGGACGACACCGTCCGCATCGGCGTGTTCCTGCCCCTGACCGGCCAGAACGCCTTCGGCGGCCAGCTGGAGCTTGAGGGCGTGCAGATGGCCCACAAGGAAGCCGGCACGGTCCTGGGCAAGAAGGTCGAGCTTTTCGTGGTGGACAACAAGTCCGACAAGGTTGAGGCCGCCAACGCCACCAAGCGCCTGATCGAGAAAGAGAAGGTGCAGGCCATCATCGGCACCTACGGCTCCTCCCTGGCCATGGCCGGCGGCGAGCACTCCGAGAACGCCGGAATCCCCCAGGTGGGCACCAGCTGCACCAACCCCCTGGTGACCCAGGGCAAGAAGTACATCTTCCGCGTGTGCTTCATCGACCCCTTCCAGGGCGCCGGCGCGGCCACCTACGCCGCCAAGACCCTGGGCTTCAAGAAGGCCGCCATGCTGGTGGACGTGGCCAACGACTACTCCGTCGGCCTCTCCAACTTCTTCAAGAAGTCCTTCACCAAGCAGGGCGGACAGATCGTGGCCACCCTCAACTACCAGTCCGGCGACCAGGACTTCACCGCCCAGCTGACCAAGATCATCGCCGAGAAGCCCGATGTCCTCTTCATCCCTTCCTACTTCGCCGAGGGCGCCATCATCATGAAGCAGGCCAAGGAGCTGGGCGCCACCTTCAAGATCATGGGCGGCGACGCCATGGACAACCCCGAGATCACCAAGATCGGCGGCAAGGCGGTCGAGGGCTTCGTGCACACCACCTTCCCCTACGATCCTTCCATGAAGGAAATGAACCCCGTGGCCAAGAAGTTCACGGATGACTGGAAGAAGACCCACTCCGCCGACAAGGAGCCCAACGTCAACGCCGCCCTGGGCTACGACGCCTACATGATCATCATCGACGCCATCAAGCGCGCCGGCAAGGCCGACCCCGCCGCCATCACCAAGGCCCTGGCCGAGACCAAGGGCTTCGTGGGCGTCACCGGCGCCACCACCATCAACGAGACCCACGACGCCGAAAAGCCCGTAGGCCTGGTGATGATCCAGGACGGCAAGAAGGTCTACACCGGCGAGATCACTCCCGACCTGTAA
- a CDS encoding IclR family transcriptional regulator: MPTPDNTAAPLRQAAAEETKPARAKDNASETLAKGLRILDIFGIDDSGFTLSQIAARVHLNKTSVYRYVNTFRELGYLRRDERTGLYHLGVRSLSLAYTIVEKSEMVQLVKPFVLEANRKHGVHVDVGLVKGDAIYLIYRHESKDTSVFRSFSYSSDLYYLATGKAAMAFMEQDELSALLDRLDLAAKTDKTLTDRDSLLKELERAREQGYCVNNEEFVPGLIAIGAPLFSLRTGKAIGGVSFDSTTDQFSMKEFEARFSGYLVELAKKISAVVSL; this comes from the coding sequence ATGCCCACGCCGGACAACACAGCCGCCCCTCTGCGGCAGGCCGCCGCCGAGGAAACGAAGCCCGCGCGCGCCAAGGACAACGCCTCGGAGACCCTGGCCAAGGGTCTGCGCATCCTCGACATCTTCGGCATCGATGACTCCGGGTTCACCCTGAGCCAGATCGCCGCCCGGGTGCACCTGAACAAGACCAGCGTCTACCGCTACGTGAACACCTTCCGGGAGCTGGGCTACCTGCGCCGGGACGAGCGCACCGGGCTCTACCACCTGGGCGTGCGCTCCCTCTCGCTGGCCTACACCATCGTGGAAAAGTCCGAGATGGTGCAGCTGGTGAAGCCCTTCGTGCTGGAGGCCAACCGCAAGCACGGCGTCCACGTGGACGTGGGCCTGGTGAAGGGCGACGCCATCTACCTGATCTACCGCCACGAATCCAAGGACACCTCGGTGTTCCGCTCCTTCTCCTACTCCTCCGACCTCTACTACCTGGCCACCGGCAAGGCCGCCATGGCGTTCATGGAGCAGGACGAGCTTTCAGCCCTGCTGGACCGCCTGGACCTGGCCGCCAAGACCGACAAGACCCTCACGGACCGCGATTCCCTGCTCAAGGAGCTGGAGCGCGCCCGCGAGCAGGGCTACTGCGTGAACAACGAGGAGTTCGTTCCCGGGCTCATCGCCATCGGCGCGCCGCTGTTCTCGCTGCGCACCGGCAAGGCCATCGGCGGCGTGAGCTTCGACTCCACCACGGACCAGTTCTCCATGAAGGAGTTCGAGGCGCGCTTCTCGGGCTACCTTGTGGAGCTTGCCAAGAAGATATCGGCGGTGGTCTCGCTCTAG